From Chryseobacterium gallinarum, one genomic window encodes:
- a CDS encoding methylmalonyl-CoA mutase family protein, whose translation MSDTNTFPNWENLVKKQLKTEDIYTILEKENLEGIEVKPFYTEVQKPLANLPKVEESTHLVARYHESLEDEVFAFLLDHNVENLEQKTIFVNNKDLAGHISPKEEDQYFSLIDVFNEKEGTIDDQLTKELLSKDFRRSICVDISLHQNAGAAIYQQLGIALAKTKELIEAYGTDILNKLIFRIAIGGNYFFEMAKLRAFKMVFNQLSKEYGLDDIPYIFAETSLRNKAVSDNENNLIRSTLELASAMIGGADAVFTNNYLVDRTTDNSEEISFKQQIVLAYESIINVFEDAANGSYYVEDITRQIAEKSWALLVEIEEAGGYLELIKQGIIQKKICEHAIAEQQWIEEGKIKLIGVNLYPKLEVKKSIAELYNEKEIKAVRWAEMFE comes from the coding sequence ATGTCAGATACCAATACATTTCCAAACTGGGAAAACTTAGTAAAAAAACAGCTTAAAACAGAAGATATTTACACGATCCTTGAAAAAGAAAACCTGGAAGGGATAGAAGTAAAGCCTTTTTACACAGAAGTTCAGAAACCTTTGGCCAACCTGCCAAAAGTAGAAGAAAGTACCCATCTGGTCGCCAGGTACCATGAAAGTCTGGAAGATGAAGTATTTGCTTTCCTGTTAGACCATAATGTGGAAAACCTTGAACAAAAAACAATTTTTGTCAATAATAAAGATCTTGCTGGTCACATCAGTCCTAAAGAAGAAGACCAGTATTTTTCACTGATTGACGTTTTTAACGAAAAAGAAGGAACCATTGATGATCAATTGACCAAAGAACTTCTTTCAAAAGATTTTAGAAGAAGCATTTGTGTTGATATTTCATTGCACCAGAATGCAGGAGCAGCTATTTATCAGCAATTAGGTATTGCCCTTGCCAAAACTAAGGAACTGATAGAAGCATATGGCACGGATATTCTGAATAAGCTGATCTTCCGAATCGCCATTGGAGGAAATTATTTCTTTGAAATGGCTAAGCTGAGAGCCTTTAAAATGGTTTTCAATCAACTTTCAAAAGAATACGGACTGGATGATATCCCTTATATTTTTGCGGAAACCTCTTTGAGAAATAAAGCGGTCTCCGACAATGAAAATAACCTCATCCGCTCTACATTGGAACTTGCTTCAGCAATGATTGGAGGGGCAGACGCTGTTTTTACCAATAATTACCTGGTAGACAGAACTACAGACAACTCAGAAGAAATATCCTTTAAACAACAGATAGTTTTAGCTTACGAAAGCATTATCAACGTATTTGAAGACGCTGCCAACGGAAGCTACTACGTGGAAGATATCACCAGACAGATTGCTGAAAAATCATGGGCGCTGTTGGTAGAAATAGAAGAAGCCGGAGGTTATCTGGAGCTTATTAAACAGGGAATTATTCAGAAAAAAATCTGCGAACATGCCATAGCAGAGCAGCAATGGATTGAAGAAGGTAAAATAAAGCTGATTGGCGTTAATTTATACCCTAAATTAGAAGTTAAAAAGTCTATCGCAGAATTATATAACGAAAAAGAAATAAAAGCAGTCCGCTGGGCGGAAATGTTTGAGTAA
- a CDS encoding FtsB family cell division protein produces MEENNLIKDIQPKSENFKLIQKYILNKYTITICLFLVWMIFFDKTSFLVINELNGEIKKYEEQLEYYKKEYEKNDAFYKKLMNNKSEKEKYARENYFMKKPNEEIFILVVDSTKTKK; encoded by the coding sequence ATGGAAGAAAATAACCTTATCAAAGATATTCAGCCGAAATCTGAAAACTTTAAATTAATCCAGAAATATATTCTGAATAAGTATACCATTACGATCTGTCTGTTTTTGGTATGGATGATTTTCTTCGACAAAACTTCATTTTTGGTGATTAACGAACTGAATGGGGAGATCAAAAAATATGAAGAACAATTGGAGTATTACAAGAAAGAATACGAAAAGAACGATGCTTTTTATAAAAAACTGATGAACAACAAATCAGAGAAAGAAAAGTACGCAAGAGAAAACTATTTTATGAAAAAACCGAACGAAGAGATTTTTATTCTGGTAGTAGACAGTACTAAAACCAAAAAATAA
- a CDS encoding dipeptidase: MQETLNYINENKQRFVDELFELLRIPSISADPAYKNDVLKCADVCAEHLRNAGADHVEICKTKGYPIVFGEKIIDKSLPTVLIYGHYDVQPADPLELWRKPPFEPYIEKTELHPDGAIFARGAADDKGQFFMHLKAFEAMMKTNTLPCNVKFILEGEEEVGSVSLGDFVNENKEKLSCDCILISDTHIYSNEQPTVTTGLRGLSYVEVEVEGPNRDLHSGLYGGAVPNPIHVLSRMIAKLIDEDGHITIDGFYDNVEIVSDSDRAEMNKLKDNPEEFKKSIGLSGVEGEKGYTTLERASIRPTLDCNGIWGGYTGEGAKTVIPSKAFAKISMRLVPYQTPEEITEKFTKYFEKIAPDTVKVKVTPHHGGMPYVLQSDTKEFLAAKQAMETAFGKEVLPYRSGGSIPITAMFEKVLGAKSVLMGFGLDSDAIHSPNEHYGLFNFYKGIESIPLFFENYSK; encoded by the coding sequence ATGCAAGAGACATTAAATTACATCAACGAAAACAAGCAGCGTTTCGTGGATGAATTATTTGAGTTATTGAGAATTCCTTCTATTTCTGCAGATCCGGCTTATAAAAATGACGTGCTGAAATGTGCAGATGTATGCGCGGAACACCTTAGAAATGCAGGAGCAGACCATGTTGAAATCTGCAAAACTAAAGGGTATCCTATCGTTTTTGGAGAGAAAATTATAGATAAAAGCTTACCAACGGTACTGATATATGGACATTATGATGTGCAGCCTGCAGATCCGCTGGAATTATGGAGAAAGCCACCTTTTGAACCGTATATTGAAAAAACTGAATTGCATCCTGACGGTGCTATTTTTGCAAGAGGAGCTGCTGACGATAAAGGACAGTTCTTTATGCATCTGAAAGCTTTTGAAGCGATGATGAAAACCAATACCCTTCCATGCAATGTGAAGTTTATTTTGGAGGGGGAAGAAGAAGTAGGCTCCGTTAGTCTGGGAGATTTCGTTAATGAAAATAAGGAAAAATTATCTTGTGATTGTATTCTGATCTCAGATACTCATATTTACAGCAATGAACAGCCTACAGTAACAACAGGATTAAGAGGGTTGAGCTATGTGGAAGTAGAAGTGGAAGGCCCAAACAGGGATCTTCATTCAGGACTTTACGGAGGTGCTGTTCCTAACCCGATTCATGTTCTTTCCAGAATGATTGCCAAGCTAATTGATGAAGATGGGCATATTACCATTGATGGCTTCTATGATAATGTTGAAATCGTATCTGATTCCGACAGGGCTGAAATGAACAAACTGAAGGACAACCCTGAAGAGTTCAAGAAATCTATCGGATTGAGCGGAGTAGAAGGTGAAAAAGGATATACAACCCTGGAAAGAGCTTCAATTCGCCCTACTTTAGACTGTAATGGTATCTGGGGTGGATATACAGGGGAAGGAGCTAAAACAGTGATTCCTTCCAAGGCTTTTGCTAAAATTTCCATGCGTCTTGTTCCCTATCAGACTCCGGAAGAAATTACAGAGAAATTCACAAAATATTTTGAAAAAATAGCGCCGGATACCGTAAAGGTAAAAGTAACTCCTCACCACGGAGGAATGCCTTACGTGTTGCAGAGCGATACTAAAGAATTCCTGGCCGCTAAACAGGCAATGGAAACAGCCTTTGGTAAAGAGGTGCTACCTTATAGAAGCGGAGGAAGTATTCCTATTACAGCTATGTTTGAGAAAGTTTTAGGTGCTAAATCAGTATTAATGGGCTTCGGATTGGATTCTGACGCTATCCATTCTCCAAACGAGCATTATGGTTTATTTAACTTCTATAAGGGAATCGAAAGTATTCCATTATTTTTTGAAAATTATTCAAAATAA
- a CDS encoding T9SS-dependent choice-of-anchor J family protein, whose product MKKTLFFTALLGAVLSFNAQTVIFEETFESLSQPGLPSGWITIDRDGDGQKWEGADASSFTDPLGFSGKVAVTGSTPTSDHLLVSPPVNLQAGNTYSLSFLIGTWTLGGFYPADNYYAVYILPSTSTFMGTETPVLEEGIATGDIAMLKTIDLSSYAGQSVTIYFRQYNFPQQGVLIVDTVRVTQQSMLGTVETNSTSGVGIYPNPASEYVYLKSKSKITHAEIFDMTGRRMDAQYSGSRIDVRNLQPGTYLIKITSGNETYSQKLIRK is encoded by the coding sequence ATGAAAAAAACATTATTTTTTACAGCATTATTAGGTGCGGTTTTGTCCTTTAATGCTCAAACTGTTATTTTTGAAGAGACTTTTGAGTCGCTATCGCAACCTGGCTTGCCTTCCGGTTGGATAACGATCGATAGAGATGGAGATGGGCAAAAATGGGAAGGGGCAGACGCTTCTTCTTTTACTGATCCACTGGGATTTTCGGGGAAGGTTGCTGTAACTGGATCAACTCCAACATCTGATCATCTGTTGGTATCTCCACCGGTTAATTTACAAGCAGGAAATACTTACTCTTTATCGTTTTTAATTGGAACATGGACACTCGGGGGCTTTTATCCAGCCGATAATTATTATGCTGTTTATATACTCCCCAGTACAAGCACATTTATGGGTACAGAGACTCCTGTCCTGGAAGAAGGCATCGCTACTGGTGATATAGCAATGCTGAAAACTATTGATTTATCAAGCTATGCGGGGCAGAGCGTTACAATTTATTTCAGGCAATATAATTTTCCACAACAAGGAGTTTTAATAGTTGACACTGTCCGTGTTACCCAACAATCAATGCTTGGAACAGTAGAAACCAATTCTACTTCAGGGGTTGGAATTTATCCCAATCCTGCTTCAGAATATGTGTATCTGAAATCCAAATCAAAAATTACCCATGCGGAAATTTTTGATATGACAGGCAGAAGAATGGATGCGCAATACAGTGGAAGCCGTATAGATGTCAGGAATCTCCAACCAGGAACATATCTGATAAAAATAACCAGTGGAAATGAAACGTATTCTCAAAAACTGATAAGGAAGTAA
- a CDS encoding T9SS-dependent choice-of-anchor J family protein gives MKKTLFFTALLGAGLHFNAQTVIFEETFDSVSAPNLPANWISEDRDGNDDYDWTTFPSNIPGFSGNVVAVASTSTTADHLLISPEINLVQGNAYSLEFMIAAVNFTLVNPPDNHYAVYALPSNMAFTGTETPVLEENISTGNMAVPRMVNLSAFAGQKVNIYFRQFNPTSDEGMLLGLDNIKVTEGAMLGTVETNSTSGVGIYPNPASEYVYLKSKSKITHAEIFDMTGRKMDAQYSGSRIDVRNLQPGTYLIKITSGNETYSQKLIKK, from the coding sequence ATGAAAAAAACATTATTTTTTACGGCATTATTAGGTGCGGGGTTACACTTTAATGCTCAAACGGTTATTTTTGAAGAGACTTTTGACTCTGTCAGTGCTCCCAATTTGCCTGCTAACTGGATTTCAGAAGACAGGGATGGTAATGATGATTATGACTGGACAACATTCCCTTCCAATATTCCCGGCTTTTCCGGGAATGTTGTAGCAGTTGCATCAACTTCGACAACGGCTGACCATCTTTTGATATCTCCGGAAATAAACCTTGTGCAAGGAAATGCCTATTCACTGGAGTTTATGATAGCAGCTGTTAATTTTACCCTTGTAAACCCTCCGGATAATCATTATGCGGTATATGCACTTCCAAGCAATATGGCATTTACAGGAACAGAAACCCCGGTACTCGAGGAAAATATATCAACCGGGAATATGGCAGTTCCAAGGATGGTTAATCTGTCAGCTTTTGCAGGTCAGAAGGTAAATATTTACTTCAGGCAGTTTAATCCAACCTCTGACGAAGGGATGCTACTTGGGCTGGATAATATTAAAGTGACAGAGGGAGCTATGCTTGGAACAGTAGAAACCAATTCTACTTCAGGGGTTGGAATTTATCCCAATCCTGCTTCAGAGTATGTGTATCTGAAATCCAAATCAAAAATTACCCATGCGGAAATTTTTGATATGACAGGTAGAAAAATGGATGCGCAATACAGTGGAAGCCGTATAGATGTCAGGAATCTGCAACCAGGAACATATCTGATTAAAATAACCAGTGGAAATGAAACATATTCCCAAAAACTGATAAAGAAATAA
- a CDS encoding T9SS-dependent choice-of-anchor J family protein, translating into MKKYLLLSAFLGLYSLNAQTTIFEDSFETYTNFAISNVGNWTLTDADLKTTYGFTGISFLNSGVAKSFQVFNSTATTPPMTSTATSNWTARTGSKMMVAFASSSIPWNNDWMISPQIQLGSSGNVLTFWAKSCDSTYGNEKFKVLVSTTNTATGSFTLVSANPVSSPADSAWHQYTYNLDTYSGQNVYIAIQCISQDQFGFAVDDFKVTTTGTLATSEVSKKVSAAAVYPNPVSDILTIYAKEKINNIEIFDISGRKINAILNNEKVDVKNLNPGSYIINIETKEGKITEKFIKK; encoded by the coding sequence ATGAAGAAATATTTACTATTAAGTGCCTTTTTAGGTTTATATTCTTTAAATGCACAAACTACAATTTTTGAAGACAGTTTTGAAACGTATACTAATTTTGCAATTAGTAATGTGGGAAATTGGACCCTAACGGACGCTGATTTGAAAACTACATACGGGTTCACAGGGATTTCTTTTTTAAACTCAGGAGTAGCAAAGTCATTCCAGGTTTTCAATTCAACGGCAACAACCCCTCCGATGACTTCAACAGCAACATCAAACTGGACGGCTAGAACAGGTTCTAAAATGATGGTTGCTTTTGCTTCTTCCTCTATTCCGTGGAATAATGACTGGATGATCTCACCACAAATACAACTTGGATCTTCAGGAAATGTGCTTACTTTTTGGGCTAAGTCTTGTGATTCTACCTATGGAAATGAAAAATTTAAAGTTCTGGTGTCTACAACCAATACAGCAACAGGTAGTTTTACTTTAGTCAGCGCCAATCCGGTATCTTCACCTGCAGATTCGGCATGGCATCAATATACTTATAATCTGGATACCTATAGTGGACAAAATGTTTATATTGCTATTCAGTGCATCTCTCAGGATCAGTTCGGATTTGCAGTGGATGATTTCAAGGTAACAACAACAGGAACACTGGCTACTTCTGAAGTTTCGAAGAAGGTTTCTGCAGCTGCCGTTTATCCTAACCCTGTGTCGGATATTCTTACGATTTACGCTAAAGAAAAAATAAACAATATAGAGATTTTTGATATAAGCGGAAGAAAAATCAATGCTATTCTGAATAATGAAAAAGTAGATGTAAAAAATCTTAATCCGGGAAGTTATATCATTAATATTGAAACAAAAGAAGGAAAAATAACTGAGAAGTTTATAAAAAAATAA
- a CDS encoding DinB family protein: MKEKLIDLFEYTHHFNLEMIKLIAENKAAVDDRVISLMNHTLNAQQIWNARILGERPFEVWQLNPLDTLTEINHQNFLKSIDIIQKFDPDKQIEYQNSGGTKFRNSVFEMLFHAVNHSTYHRGQINSLLKQNGIKPILTDYIFYKR, translated from the coding sequence ATGAAAGAAAAACTGATTGATTTATTTGAATACACCCATCATTTCAACCTTGAAATGATTAAATTGATTGCTGAAAACAAAGCGGCTGTAGACGATAGAGTAATCAGTCTGATGAACCATACACTCAATGCTCAACAAATCTGGAATGCCCGGATATTAGGAGAAAGACCTTTTGAAGTCTGGCAGCTTAATCCCTTGGATACGCTCACAGAAATCAATCATCAGAATTTCCTGAAAAGTATTGATATTATTCAAAAATTTGATCCGGACAAACAAATAGAATATCAGAATTCGGGAGGTACAAAGTTTAGGAACAGCGTTTTTGAAATGCTTTTCCATGCAGTGAATCACTCTACCTATCATAGAGGACAAATCAATTCTCTCCTTAAACAAAACGGCATAAAACCTATATTGACTGATTATATTTTTTACAAAAGGTAA
- a CDS encoding electron transfer flavoprotein subunit beta/FixA family protein: protein MKILVCISSVPDTTSKINFTADKSAFDKNGIQWVINPLDEFALTKAVKLQESQGATVTVINVGDAATEPVIRKALAIGANDAVRVNLDPKDSYSTAKEIAAVAQNGGYDLILCGKESIDYNGGSVPGMVAQLLNQPFVNASVGLDVNGSEATAVREIEGGKETISVKLPAVIAGQKGLVDEKDLIIPNMRGIMSARTKPLQVVEPASSEVKVQGVSYDSVPPRAAVKMVSPDNLDELVRLLHEEAKVI from the coding sequence ATGAAAATATTAGTTTGTATTAGTAGTGTTCCGGACACTACTTCAAAAATTAACTTTACAGCAGATAAATCTGCTTTCGACAAAAACGGAATTCAGTGGGTAATCAATCCGTTAGATGAATTTGCGTTGACAAAAGCGGTTAAACTTCAGGAATCCCAGGGAGCTACTGTGACGGTAATAAACGTAGGGGATGCTGCCACAGAACCGGTAATCAGAAAAGCTTTGGCCATTGGTGCCAATGATGCGGTAAGAGTAAACCTTGATCCGAAAGATAGCTATTCTACAGCAAAAGAAATTGCAGCTGTAGCTCAGAATGGTGGTTATGATCTTATCCTTTGCGGTAAAGAATCAATTGACTATAACGGAGGTTCCGTTCCGGGAATGGTGGCTCAGCTATTGAACCAGCCTTTCGTAAATGCTTCAGTAGGCCTGGATGTTAATGGAAGTGAAGCTACTGCAGTGAGAGAAATTGAAGGAGGAAAAGAGACGATTTCTGTAAAATTACCGGCGGTGATTGCTGGTCAGAAAGGACTGGTAGATGAAAAAGATCTTATCATTCCAAATATGAGAGGAATTATGTCTGCAAGAACAAAACCTTTACAAGTGGTAGAGCCTGCATCTTCCGAAGTGAAAGTTCAGGGAGTATCTTATGACAGCGTTCCACCAAGAGCTGCTGTAAAAATGGTTTCTCCGGACAATCTTGATGAATTGGTAAGATTACTTCACGAAGAAGCAAAAGTAATCTAA
- a CDS encoding GxxExxY protein, with protein sequence MKENEISFYIRKSIFSVYNELGPGLLEKVYEKVLAYELENNGLKIRTQVPMSVKFKNTFIDSGFIADIIVEDKVIIEVKAVAEIANIHHQQLLTYLKLTDLKLGILVNFNTDYIGKSIFRKINGDLS encoded by the coding sequence ATGAAAGAAAATGAAATAAGTTTTTATATCAGAAAATCAATATTTTCTGTTTATAATGAGCTCGGGCCCGGCCTGTTAGAAAAAGTATATGAGAAAGTCCTGGCTTATGAACTTGAAAACAATGGCTTAAAAATTAGAACTCAGGTCCCCATGAGTGTCAAATTTAAAAATACTTTTATTGATTCAGGTTTTATTGCTGATATTATAGTTGAAGATAAGGTAATTATCGAAGTTAAAGCAGTAGCGGAAATCGCCAATATTCATCATCAGCAATTATTGACTTATTTAAAATTAACAGATTTAAAACTGGGAATTCTGGTCAATTTCAATACCGACTATATTGGTAAAAGTATCTTTAGAAAAATAAATGGAGATTTAAGTTAA
- the udk gene encoding uridine kinase, with amino-acid sequence MLVIGIAGGTGSGKTTVVDKILQQLDIEGMNILSQDNYYHDNQNLTLTEREALNYDHPKSIDFELLIKHVKALKNNEPIEQPIYSFVTHSRTGDHVTVEPKNVLVVEGILVLTNKELLKEFDLKVFVHADSDERLIRRIRRDTQERGRDLSEVLHRYQTTLKPMHQEFIEPSKNEADLIIPNMRQNSVAIDFLTTVIKNSLKKH; translated from the coding sequence ATGCTTGTAATAGGAATTGCCGGTGGTACAGGATCCGGCAAAACTACAGTTGTTGACAAGATACTTCAGCAGCTAGATATTGAAGGAATGAATATCCTTTCACAGGATAATTATTATCATGACAATCAAAACCTTACCCTGACAGAAAGAGAGGCGCTAAACTACGACCACCCCAAGTCTATTGATTTTGAATTATTGATAAAACATGTTAAAGCTTTAAAGAATAATGAGCCGATTGAACAGCCGATTTACAGCTTTGTAACCCATTCCAGAACAGGAGATCATGTCACTGTAGAACCTAAGAATGTATTGGTCGTAGAGGGAATTTTGGTTTTAACCAATAAAGAACTGTTGAAAGAGTTTGACCTGAAAGTGTTTGTGCATGCAGATTCAGATGAAAGGCTGATCAGGAGGATCAGAAGAGACACCCAGGAAAGAGGAAGAGATCTGAGCGAGGTATTACACCGCTATCAGACCACTTTGAAACCAATGCACCAGGAATTTATAGAGCCTTCTAAAAATGAGGCCGATCTTATTATCCCTAATATGAGACAGAATTCCGTAGCGATTGATTTTTTAACTACGGTTATTAAAAACTCGTTGAAAAAACATTAA
- a CDS encoding class I SAM-dependent methyltransferase, whose amino-acid sequence MVKLLNKEVQNYINANLNTDLHALLLKKSPFPDITMQEIVQQIKGKQVAQKKFPFLLKDGIIFPPQLNLEQSSSEKTAIYKSEALKGEKFIDLTSGFGIDAYYLSRNFNDITLIEQNPELLAIVEHNWAMLDKKAKFVNAKLEDFLYNNQEYFDVIYLDPARRDQNKNKVFLLEDLSPDILEIQEKLLSISDQVVIKLSPLIDLKYLISVLPRISRIDIVALKNDVKEVVIFLSKEAQNEIICHCVNLESGESEFSFNFGEEENANSEYSEPERYIYIPNNSVLKAGIFNLIAEKFNLKKLHPNTHLYTSDEIKADFPGRIMETEVIDSKSIKKKGQFNIISKNYPLKPEEIKKKYGLKDGGDDYLIFTQSKKGKIILKSV is encoded by the coding sequence GTGGTTAAACTTTTAAATAAAGAAGTTCAAAATTATATCAATGCCAATCTGAACACAGATTTGCATGCATTGTTGTTGAAAAAATCTCCGTTTCCTGATATTACTATGCAGGAAATCGTTCAACAGATCAAAGGCAAGCAGGTTGCACAGAAAAAATTTCCTTTTTTATTGAAAGACGGGATTATTTTTCCACCACAACTCAATTTAGAACAGTCATCCTCTGAAAAAACGGCAATCTACAAATCTGAAGCTCTAAAAGGAGAAAAATTTATCGATCTTACCAGTGGTTTTGGTATTGATGCTTATTACCTGTCCCGGAATTTCAATGACATTACTTTAATAGAACAAAATCCTGAGCTCCTGGCAATTGTCGAGCATAACTGGGCTATGTTGGACAAAAAAGCAAAGTTTGTCAATGCTAAGCTGGAAGATTTTTTATACAATAATCAAGAATATTTTGATGTTATTTATTTGGATCCGGCGCGTAGAGATCAGAATAAGAACAAAGTTTTTCTCCTGGAAGACCTCTCTCCGGATATTTTGGAAATTCAGGAGAAGTTGCTATCTATCTCGGATCAGGTGGTTATTAAACTTTCACCGCTGATTGATCTTAAATATCTTATTTCCGTTTTACCCCGGATTTCCAGGATTGATATTGTTGCTTTAAAAAACGATGTGAAAGAGGTGGTGATTTTTCTGTCTAAAGAGGCTCAGAATGAAATTATCTGCCATTGCGTAAATCTGGAAAGTGGAGAATCTGAGTTTAGCTTTAATTTTGGAGAAGAAGAAAATGCCAATTCAGAATACTCCGAGCCTGAAAGATATATTTATATCCCTAATAATTCCGTTTTAAAGGCTGGAATATTTAATCTGATCGCTGAAAAGTTTAATTTAAAAAAGCTTCATCCCAATACCCATCTTTATACTTCAGACGAAATAAAAGCGGATTTTCCGGGAAGGATTATGGAAACAGAAGTTATTGATTCTAAAAGCATTAAAAAGAAAGGGCAATTTAATATTATCTCGAAAAACTATCCTTTAAAACCTGAAGAAATCAAAAAAAAATATGGGTTGAAAGATGGGGGAGATGACTACCTTATTTTTACACAGTCCAAAAAAGGAAAAATTATATTAAAATCAGTATAA
- a CDS encoding T9SS type A sorting domain-containing protein: MKKYYSIACALFSVLSFAQQTISFESMEGFISGDIQGQAGWISTPTGGMPAHVENQTITTDKASDGYSALKIVKEPVYGTQTDPVIGGFYNLPAPFASAGFSVSFDINISQLGGSVFGFQGVNSIDDQFVVRVDFDKTGIIKVLSTTSGVPALVSATASWSPNVWNRLKVVGTSADIRYYLNDVLIYQSPAVNYSAIDQLRFVHNNAVGSAYIDQIKINTEMVLAVKDAAPKSSLFSLSPNPASDFIKINSSQAIGKIRIYEAAGKEVNVILNKDVLDIRGLTPGVYLISVKTDNQNFTEKFIKK, from the coding sequence ATGAAAAAATACTACTCAATAGCATGTGCCTTATTTTCAGTTCTTTCTTTTGCACAACAGACTATTTCTTTTGAAAGCATGGAAGGTTTTATATCAGGCGATATCCAGGGACAAGCAGGGTGGATCAGTACCCCGACAGGAGGAATGCCTGCCCATGTGGAAAATCAGACGATTACAACGGACAAAGCCAGTGATGGGTACAGTGCCTTAAAAATTGTCAAAGAGCCTGTGTATGGCACACAAACAGACCCTGTTATCGGAGGTTTTTATAACCTGCCTGCACCTTTTGCTTCTGCCGGGTTTTCCGTTTCATTTGATATCAATATATCACAACTGGGCGGTTCTGTTTTTGGATTTCAGGGGGTAAACAGTATTGATGATCAGTTTGTTGTCAGGGTAGATTTTGATAAAACAGGTATTATAAAGGTTTTAAGTACTACTTCCGGGGTACCGGCCCTGGTTTCTGCTACAGCTTCATGGTCACCCAATGTATGGAACAGGCTTAAAGTGGTAGGAACTTCTGCGGATATCCGGTATTATCTGAATGATGTTTTGATTTATCAAAGCCCGGCCGTTAACTATTCAGCTATTGATCAATTACGTTTTGTGCATAATAATGCGGTGGGATCGGCATATATTGACCAGATTAAGATTAATACCGAAATGGTATTGGCTGTAAAAGACGCGGCTCCCAAAAGCAGTTTATTTTCATTATCACCCAATCCGGCATCGGATTTTATAAAAATAAATTCTTCACAAGCAATAGGAAAGATAAGAATATATGAGGCTGCCGGAAAAGAGGTAAATGTAATATTGAATAAGGATGTTTTGGATATAAGAGGACTGACTCCGGGTGTATATCTGATAAGTGTAAAGACTGACAACCAGAATTTTACAGAAAAATTTATAAAAAAATAA
- a CDS encoding SDR family oxidoreductase yields the protein MSEKKVAYITGGTKGIGFGIAKVLLGNGISVAFSGRRREDVLKAEQDLRKYSADVLGIVSDVRSLESEQEAVQYIREKFGRLDYVIANAGLGIFKPVDELSAAEWNDMIETNLTGVFYTLKASVEELKKTQGYYITISSLAGANFFENGTGYNASKFGVVGFTQAAMIDLRKYNIKSTVIMPGSVATHFNGNVPSEKDSWKIQPQDMGELVLDILKMNPRVLPSKIEFRAMKPAQ from the coding sequence ATGTCTGAAAAGAAAGTAGCTTATATAACAGGCGGAACCAAAGGAATAGGTTTCGGAATTGCGAAAGTATTGCTTGGAAATGGAATATCAGTGGCATTTTCAGGGCGAAGAAGAGAAGATGTACTGAAAGCAGAGCAGGACCTCAGAAAATATTCAGCAGATGTGCTGGGAATTGTTTCTGATGTAAGAAGCCTTGAAAGCGAACAGGAAGCCGTACAATATATACGGGAAAAATTCGGAAGGTTGGATTATGTTATAGCTAATGCTGGATTAGGCATATTTAAGCCTGTGGATGAACTGAGTGCTGCAGAATGGAATGACATGATAGAAACAAACCTTACCGGTGTTTTTTACACCTTAAAAGCTTCTGTGGAAGAATTAAAAAAGACACAGGGATACTATATTACCATTTCCAGTCTGGCAGGAGCCAATTTTTTTGAAAACGGGACCGGCTATAATGCATCAAAATTCGGGGTAGTAGGCTTTACCCAGGCCGCAATGATTGATTTAAGGAAATATAATATCAAATCTACGGTCATTATGCCGGGATCTGTGGCTACCCATTTTAATGGAAATGTTCCTTCAGAAAAAGACAGCTGGAAGATCCAGCCGCAGGATATGGGAGAACTGGTGTTGGATATTTTAAAGATGAATCCGCGTGTTTTGCCTAGTAAAATAGAGTTCAGGGCAATGAAACCTGCTCAGTAA